CGGCCGCGGAGTCGGCTTCGGCACCGTCCGGTCCGCCCGTCGCCGACGCCCCGTTCAGGTCCGCCGCCGACGCCTCGGGATCGGAGTCGGCGTCGAACACGAGATCCGCGGGGTCGGCCTCCGGCGGCGGCGCGGGCGCGCGCTCGACGTCCGGGGCCGCCGACGCCGACTCAGTCGTCGGCGACCCCCTGCGAGGGTCCGCGGAGGCGTCCTCCGCGGTCGCGTCCGCGTCCCCGTCCGTGTCCGCGTCCGCGTCGGCATCGAGGTCCTCCTCGGCCGCGGCCTCGAACTCGAAGGAGTCCATCGGGACCTTGTCGCGGAGCGCCGCGAACACCTCGTGGCGCTTGAGGTCCTCGACCGAGCGGCCCGCGGGCGCGAACGCCACGTAGTCGACGTCGCCCACCTGCGAGAGCTCCCGCAGGATGAGTTCGCCGCCGCGGTCGCCGTCGAAGAAGGCCGTCGTCGTGCGCTCTTGGGTAAGCTCCGCGACCGCCTCGGGGACGTTCGTCCCCTCGACGGCGACGGCGTTCTTGATGCCGTAGCCCAGGAGCGTCAGGACGTCCGCGCGCCCCTCGACGACGACGACGGCGTCGGAGTCGGCGACGTTCGGGCCGGCGGGCAGGCCCTCGTACTCGCCGATGTCCTCGATCCGGACGCTCTCTTTGACCTCTTCGAGGATCTCGTTGGAGGACATCACGCTCTCGTCGAACGACTCCGAGAGGAGTTCCTTCGCGCGCTCGACGACCTCGCGGCGCTTGGCCTCGCGGACGTCCTCGATCTCGGTTACCTCGACGGTGGCCCGGCAGGGCCCGACGCGGGTAATCGTCTCCAGGGAGGCCGCGAGAATCGCGGTCTTGACCCGGTCGAGGCTGCTCGCGATGGTGATCGTCCCGAACGACTGGCCGTTCTGGGAGTCGATCTCGACGTCGATGCGTCCGACCTTCGAGGACTGCTGGAGGTCCCGGAGGTCCAGGTCGTCGCCGAGGAGCCCCTCGGTCTGGCCGAAGATGGCCCCGACGACGTCGGAGCGCTCGACGACCCCGTTCGCGGTGATCGCTGCGTGAATGAGATATTTTTCGGTGTCTTCCATTGGTGAATCCCCCCGTGAGGGCGGCGTGATGGTGATGTGCGCGTCATGGGAAGCCCGATGACGTCATTATATATGGGACGCTCGCGGCAAATAACTATCGTGTCGGAGACAGAATATGATAATCGCGCGGTCGTCGCCGACGCGAGCCGCACGGCGCCGGAAGGCGGCGGCGAGTGCAGAACGCCGCCAGGCCGGCGAAGACGGGCGTGAAATCCCGGTCCGGGATGGCGGGTGTGGTCCCAGACCGCCGCCCGGACCGCACGACGACGACCACTCGAATAAGTAACAATTTTTCGTCCGGATTGTCGCCTCGGGCGCATCAGGGTGCTGAGATGACAGTCCATCGATCGCGATCTGTATCATCGATCACTACCGCTCGCCCTTATCGAAGAAAAATTCTCTTCGGTAGTGGTCTTCGAACTTCGAAAGACAATTTTTACGTGTACCGAGCGATGAGAGAGATTCGATGACGCGAAAGAAGACCGATTATCTTTGGATCGGGGTCTTCGCTGTACTCGTGACGTTCGCGATTCCGTGGTTCCTCTGGCGGGACGCGGCGACCTGGCAGGGGCTGCCCGCGTGGCTGTGGTGGCACATCGGGTGGATGGCGCTCGCGTCGGTCGCGTTCTGGCTCTTCACGCGCGGCGCGTGGGACCGCGGGATGGACGTCGACCCCGAGGAGGTGGGCTTCGATGGCTGAGTCGCTCGCCGTCCAGTTGGGCGTCGTCGGCGCGTACCTCCTCGTGGCGCTCGCGGTCGGGCTGGTCGCCTACCGGCTCACCGGCCGCGACGCGGAGGATTACTACCTGGCGAGTCGGTCGATCGGAACCCTGGTGCTGCTCTTTACGACGTTCGCGACGCTGCTGTCGGCGTTCACCTTCTTCGGCGGCCCCACCCTCGCCTACCGGGCCGGGCCGGAGTGGATCCTCGTGATGGGGCTGATGGACGGGATCATCTTCGCGATCCTGTGGTACCTGATCGGCTACCGCCAGTGGCTGATCGGGAAGGTCCGCGGCTACGTCACGCTGGGCGAGATGCTCGGCGACCGCTTCGGCTCCCGGCGCCTCCGGGCGCTCGTGGCGGGCGTCTCGCTGTTCTGGCTGTTCCCGTACGTGATGCTCCAGCAGATGGGCGCGGGCGAGGCCATCGTCGGCCTCACGAACGGCGCGGTCCCCTACTGGGTCGGCGCCGCGGCCATCACGCTGTTCATGATCGTCTACGTCGTCGCCGCGGGCCTCCGCGGCGTCGCCTGGACCGACACGATCCAGGGGCTCTTCATGCTCGGGATCGTCTGGCTCGCCGTCGTCTGGGTGCTCTCCAGCGCCGGCGGGCTCGAATCGGTTTCGGCGTCGATGGCCGAGTCGAAGCCCGAGTTCCTGGCGCTCGGCGGCGGCCTCTACTCGCCGCAGTGGATGATCTCGACGGCGGTGACGATCGCGTTCGGGGTCACGATGTTCCCGCAGATCAATCAGCGCTTCTTCGTCGCGAAGGACGTCGGCGTCCTGAAGCGGTCGTTCGCGCTGTGGCCCGTGCTCGTCGTCCTGCTCTTCGTCCCCGCCTTCCTGCTCGGGTCGTGGGCCGCGGGGCTGGGCGTCGCGGTGCCGGAGGGCGCGAACGTGATCCCGCTCCTCCTGAACGAGTACACCCCCGCGTGGTTCGCGGCGCTCGTGATCGCGGGCGCGATGGCGGCGATGATGTCCTCGTCGGATTCGATGCTGCTGTCGGGATCGTCGTACCTGACGCGGGACCTCTATCGGCCCTTCGTGAACCCCGAGGCCACCGACGAGCGCGAGGCGTGGATCGCCCGGGTCGGCGTCGCCGCCTTCGCGGTCGGGACCTTCGCGGTCAGCCTGTTCCGCCCCGGCACGCTGATCACCGTCGGCGACACCGCCTTCGGCGGCTACGCCCAGCTGGCGCTCCCGGTGCTGGTCGCGCTCTACTGGCCGAAGACGACCCGGCAGGGGATGTTCGCGGGGATTGTCGGCTCGCAGGCGTTCTACCTCCTGCACGTGTTCCTGCCCGCCGTCACCGTCGGCGGCGTGACGGTCTTCGGCACGACGTACTTCACCTGGGACTTCGCGCTCTACGGGATGGCCCTCTCGCTCGTGCTGACCGTCGGCGGGTCGCTGCTCACGACCGCCGACGCCGACGAGCGGGCCGAGACGTTCACCGTCGGGACGCGGGCGGACTGACGGCGGCCCGCTCGGGCTCTGGCGACTCGCCCGCGGCCGCGGCCCCGTCGTCCACGGCGGCCCGCGTTGCCGGGAGACGGGACCGAGCGAAGCGCTCTTTGTCGATCGTTCCGAGTGTGAGGTATGAACGAACCGGGCGTACAGTCGCTCGTGGACCAGGAGACGATGGCCGCGCGCGTCGACGCCGGCGCGGTCCCCGCGTGGGTGCAGCGGCACTTCGAGACGTTCACCGACGCCCTCCTCGGCGAGCGGAACGGCACGCCGTTCCCGTGTCACTTCGGCACGCAGTCGGTCCGTGACGGCGAGCCACTCTACACGGCGGTCCCCTCGACGACCGATCCCGACGCCCTCCTGTCGTTCCGCGACACCCTGCTGGAGTACCTCGACACCTATCCCGACGCGCCGGGGCGGGCGTCGCTCGTGACGTTCTTCGAGCCGCCGGAGGAGCCGTGGGCCGAAGCCGACTACCACGAGGCGCTGTGGCACGTCCTCCAGTTCCTGCACGTCCACGACCCCGAGCCCTGGCCCGCGGAGATCCCGACCGACCCCGACGACCCCCACTGGGAGTTCTGCTTCGGCGGCGAGCCGATGTTCCCGACCTGCCGGGCGCCGTTCTACGACGAGCGGCAGAGCCGCTAC
This is a stretch of genomic DNA from Halobellus sp. MBLA0158. It encodes these proteins:
- a CDS encoding sodium:solute symporter family protein, which codes for MAESLAVQLGVVGAYLLVALAVGLVAYRLTGRDAEDYYLASRSIGTLVLLFTTFATLLSAFTFFGGPTLAYRAGPEWILVMGLMDGIIFAILWYLIGYRQWLIGKVRGYVTLGEMLGDRFGSRRLRALVAGVSLFWLFPYVMLQQMGAGEAIVGLTNGAVPYWVGAAAITLFMIVYVVAAGLRGVAWTDTIQGLFMLGIVWLAVVWVLSSAGGLESVSASMAESKPEFLALGGGLYSPQWMISTAVTIAFGVTMFPQINQRFFVAKDVGVLKRSFALWPVLVVLLFVPAFLLGSWAAGLGVAVPEGANVIPLLLNEYTPAWFAALVIAGAMAAMMSSSDSMLLSGSSYLTRDLYRPFVNPEATDEREAWIARVGVAAFAVGTFAVSLFRPGTLITVGDTAFGGYAQLALPVLVALYWPKTTRQGMFAGIVGSQAFYLLHVFLPAVTVGGVTVFGTTYFTWDFALYGMALSLVLTVGGSLLTTADADERAETFTVGTRAD
- the dnaG gene encoding DNA primase DnaG; the protein is MEDTEKYLIHAAITANGVVERSDVVGAIFGQTEGLLGDDLDLRDLQQSSKVGRIDVEIDSQNGQSFGTITIASSLDRVKTAILAASLETITRVGPCRATVEVTEIEDVREAKRREVVERAKELLSESFDESVMSSNEILEEVKESVRIEDIGEYEGLPAGPNVADSDAVVVVEGRADVLTLLGYGIKNAVAVEGTNVPEAVAELTQERTTTAFFDGDRGGELILRELSQVGDVDYVAFAPAGRSVEDLKRHEVFAALRDKVPMDSFEFEAAAEEDLDADADADTDGDADATAEDASADPRRGSPTTESASAAPDVERAPAPPPEADPADLVFDADSDPEASAADLNGASATGGPDGAEADSAAEPAAESESKSASESGPEPESKSASESGPEPESESESEAETAADTDPADAPASEDADERTEDSESDSSVDADGDAADSEETGQETDGTGDETPRPQSLGDHVREVIDGDTGRIRLLDDDLVATGEYPVEEAFDALSEAEPAPYAAVVDGEFTQRLLDVAAQRGVDHAVADSTGEFVKKPVGVRLLTADQLARSVAN
- a CDS encoding YqcI/YcgG family protein; its protein translation is MNEPGVQSLVDQETMAARVDAGAVPAWVQRHFETFTDALLGERNGTPFPCHFGTQSVRDGEPLYTAVPSTTDPDALLSFRDTLLEYLDTYPDAPGRASLVTFFEPPEEPWAEADYHEALWHVLQFLHVHDPEPWPAEIPTDPDDPHWEFCFGGEPMFPTCRAPFYDERQSRYCPVGLEITFQPRALFEGITHDTEAGQRAREQIQGRLEEYDGVCPHADLGDWGVEGDREWPQYLFREDPAQSPDECPIEVTREHPKAAPPADD
- a CDS encoding DUF3311 domain-containing protein, with the translated sequence MTRKKTDYLWIGVFAVLVTFAIPWFLWRDAATWQGLPAWLWWHIGWMALASVAFWLFTRGAWDRGMDVDPEEVGFDG